Within Cucumis melo cultivar AY chromosome 4, USDA_Cmelo_AY_1.0, whole genome shotgun sequence, the genomic segment GATTCAGGGGAAAGTGACTATAGGAAAAACTCACAGGCTAAAGGCACTAAAAGATGGGATGCCTTGATAAACCGTGTTTTGATGTCAGAATCGGGTTTGTTGATTACCACTTACGAACAACTAAGACTGTTAGGTGATAAATTGCTTGACGTTGAGTGGGGTTGTGCAGTCCTGGATGAAGGGCATCGCATTCGAAATCCAAATGCTGAAGTCACTTTAGTTTGCAAGCAGCTACAGACAGTTCATCGCATAATAATGACTGGCTCTCCAATTCAGAACAAATTGAAAGAGTTGTGGTCcttgtttgattttgttttcCCTGGGAAGCTGGGGGTGTTGCCTGTATTTGAAGCAGAATTTGCAGTTCCTATATCTGTGGGTGGCTATGCTAATGCCTCTCCTTTGCAAGTATCAACTGCATATCGGTAAATTTTGCGAGATTTTGTCAACGTTTGTattcctttttttattatttgccTTCTTATTCTGGAAAGTTTGTAAAATTTGTAGTTTATTTTGTCtttcatatttcttttatttttttgttaaaaaatggGAGTGAAGTGTTGAATCTTTGACCTTTAGGAGATTATTAAGGTAACTGATGGGTCAGGGTTACTTGGGGTTACTAGTTAACCTATGATCAGGTTTGGAGTTTATGAGGTGAGGATTGTAGTTTATGAGGTGAGTTGATTGTTCTGACATGTAAAAGatgtttttaataaaaaggGTGGATGGGAGCAGTTCTTTGGTCTTGAGGTTCTTTCTCCCTCCTTCAGTTGCTGAACATTACCGACCTTGGTTCTCACCATGCAGGTGTGCTGTCGTCCTTCGTGACTTAATTATGCCCTATCTTCTTAGAAGGATGAAAGCCGATGTAAATGCTCATTTGCCCAAGAAGACTGAACACGTCCTCTTCTGCAGCCTTACTTCTGAACAACGTTCTGTCTATAGAGCATTCCTTGCAAGCTCTGAAGTGGAAAGTATTTTGGATGGAAATAGAAATTCTCTTTCTGGAATTGATGTAATGCGTAAAATTTGCAACCACCCAGATCTGCTCGAGAGAGAACACGCTTTCCAGAATCCTGATTATGGGAATCCTGAACGTAGTGGAAAAATGAAGGTGGTTGAGCAAGTGCTGAAGGTCTGGAAGGAGCAAGGTCACCGTGTTCTTCTTTTTGCTCAGACCCAACAGATGCTTGATATTTTAGAGAAATTTCTGGTTGGAGGTGGTTATAGTTATAGGAGGATGGATGGTGGAACTCCTGTCAAACAGAGAATGGCCTTGATTGATGAATTCAATAATTCCTGTGAggtgtttgtttttattttaacaacCAAGGTTGGCGGTCTGGGAACCAACCTAACTGGAGCAGATAGAGTGATAATCTTTGACCCTGATTGGAATCCGTCAACTGACATGCAGGTAATATGTCACATTTCCCTTCTCTACTTTAATTTAATCTATTGAACTAGTTGTTTCAGACCTGTTCGGAAAAGTTTGATTGaggtttttcattttttatagaCCAGGAAAATTTTGTTGAATTACTGTACTGCTCCAGTTTGCAGTTTAGTAGGCGgcatcttttatatttttttctgcttatTTCAATATTATGGAAGATTTTCCTTCCTACTCTCTGCAACATGGAGATAACTTCACATTATTATATTCAAGGAATTTGAATCTAATTTGGTCCTTACTGCTTCCAATTACAGGCTAGGGAGCGTGCTTGGCGTATCGGTCAACAGCGGGATGTAACAGTGTATAGATTGATAACTCGTGGAACTATAGAGGAGAAAGTGTACCATCGACAGATATATAAGCATTTTCTCACTAATAAGATATTAAAGAACCCACAGCAGAGAAGGTTCTTTAAGGCTAGAGACATGAAGGATCTCTTTACACTGAACGAGGATGGGATGGATGGATCAACAGAAACTTCAAATATTTTCGGTGCATTGACTGATAGTGTAAATGTTGTTGGTGTTCAGAAAAATGAGAAGGATGGGCAAAAATCTTGCAGTGGCTCAGTATCGTTTGCAGATTCTGCTGACGAAAACCTATGCAAATCAGAGACTGAAACTTCTGGAAGGAATGTTTCTGTCGAGGGCCAGGGTGGTGGAGCAGACGAGGACACAAGTATCTTGAAGAGCCTTTTTGATGCACATGGTATTCATGTAAGTCATCCTTTTTTATCTCCACAAAAGAACTTTCATGCCTATTGTTGATAGTGTTACTGTGAGATTGCAATATAGAAGAATACTCATTATTCGATACACTAGAGTTCAAACATATATAGGCATACATGACAGCCTAAACTAAAACCAGTAAAATGATGATAAAAGACAAAAAACTAATGAACTCCTATATTTGCACATATATACTATGCAATCCAAGTTTCCGACTATATTCAATGTAAATGTAAATAGAAACTTACAGAATAGCCAAATAATTTGAGGTACTTAGATCTTCACTCTTGAGAGAGTGAAATCTCTCTCAAGTCCTTGTTCATTAAAAGATAAAGGGGGAAAGGGGAAGACAGAACTATAATTTGCGCTGTACccaattttgatttttgttttgtttaaccACACCTTTAGGACAGTGCGTGTTTTAGGGGCCAGTAATGATAGACATATTATTAGGATATTGTAGGAATGTTAGTAATTGGTTAGGAGGTGGAATGGGAAATGACAAAGGTAATATTTTGGTGAGTGAATTAGGGCTTGTGAGGGATTTCAAGAGGGGAGTGTTTAAATACATCAATTTCTTGACTATCTTGTAAGTTTTCATCATTTACATTTGTATTTCAATATGGATCTTTACATCCTTCTTAATATGCAGAGCGCTGTTAATCATGATATCATTATTAATGCTGACGATGGGGAGAAAATACGGCTAGAGGAGCAAGCTTCTCAAGTTGCACGTAGAGCAGCCGAGGCATTGCGCCAGTCTAGAATTCTGCGGAGTAACGAGAGCTTCTCAGTTCCAACATGGACTGGAAAAGCTGGAACTGCTGGTGCACCATCGTCTGTTCGTCGGAAGTTTGGTTCAACCATTAACTCTCTGGTAACCAACAATTCCAAATCCTCGAATGAAGTATCTAAAAATGGAACTATCCATTTAAATGGCCATGCAGCTGGCACATCTTGTGGAAAGGCCTTATCCTCGGCAGACCTGCTGGCTAAAATTCGAGGAAACCAAGAAAGAGCAATCAGCGCTGGGCTTGAACGTCAATCAACTCCTTCAACTAGTTCAACAAACAATGTAAGAACTGTTGGTGTCAGTTATTCTCGGTCGTCGTCGAAGAACTTATCTGTAGTACAACCCGAAGTATTGATTCGTCAGATATGTACATTTATTCATCAAAGAGGTGGAACAGCTGATTCAGCCAGTATTGTAGAGCATTTTAAGGACAGGATACCCTCAAACGATTTGCCGTTGTTTAAGAATTTACTGAAAGAGATAGCGATGTTAGAGAAAAGCCCCAGTGGATCATTCTGGGTTCTTAAGGCAGAGTATAAACAGTAATCCAAATACGGTTAGTTATTTACTTCCGTTGCACCAATCACTTGGGGGCTTTTCCACTTCTGACTTCCAGAGTTTGGAATTTTGTTTGTTTAGGCTAAATCACGAAAACATATCCCTCAAATTACTATTGGACTAGCAATATGTTAGAATCTTGAACGAACATTGAGATGGCGAGATTGTGCCAGGTGTTTGTTCAACATTTGAATAGATTTCTATTCCAAGTGTAGTTTAGAAAGCTTTATCAAAGGTCAGTGAGTGATAAATATTGTGAAGTTTGGAACATAAGTAAAGTTGAAGGCAAGGGTGGTTTTCGTTTTAATTTAATATCGTTTAtgttattttgattcttttggtGCAGATCTAGATCTGGAAACTGTTGCTTTCATTCTTCATGTCCTTTTTTACTAACTGTTGTATGATGTACAATGTACAGCTAATTTCAAGCAGAGCAGATTTTGAATGATTCAATCTGTAGTCTTTAATTCAAGGATTGGTAGCCACTTTTCAATTTGTAGATATAGATCGATTTTTACGTCTTCTATAGAGTATAGATTGtgtctcattttcttttttttctaatttccttCAGATgtattcctttctttttttttcttttcttttt encodes:
- the LOC103489861 gene encoding protein CHROMATIN REMODELING 8 isoform X1, with the translated sequence MEEVEDRIFLNSLGVTSANPEDIERDLLNEAKKKSENGLEVGGIEEENVCDKLDTTDSPSASHVQLYQKLRAVEYEIDAVASTVGPGKKLERNEQHSCISTDSQEHAREEDGVSASGDGLQHALAVDRLRSLKKTQQQLKKELFHLNDKHAKTILEIVKDRSKPKRKSKEVKKSGNDGGKRLKVVSFDEDNDFDAALDAATMGFVETERDELVRKGILTPFHKLKGFERRLQSLGQSSLQNAGGSRGEVKEEEEENDDFASDSVARALRSMSVAAQARPTTKLLDPDALPKLDPPTRPFYRLKTPAKVPLSAEDKLTTKTKSKKTRRPLPDKKYRKQIAMEERDKEAAENMSDGLATSSSEREDSGDLEEDVNELSFVTLEGGLKIPQSIFDQLFDYQKVGVQWLWELHCQRAGGIIGDEMGLGKTVQVLAFLGALHFSNIYKPSIIVCPVTLVRQWKREARKWCPGLLAEILHDSAHDPTYKNMREKSDGSDESEDSGESDYRKNSQAKGTKRWDALINRVLMSESGLLITTYEQLRLLGDKLLDVEWGCAVLDEGHRIRNPNAEVTLVCKQLQTVHRIIMTGSPIQNKLKELWSLFDFVFPGKLGVLPVFEAEFAVPISVGGYANASPLQVSTAYRCAVVLRDLIMPYLLRRMKADVNAHLPKKTEHVLFCSLTSEQRSVYRAFLASSEVESILDGNRNSLSGIDVMRKICNHPDLLEREHAFQNPDYGNPERSGKMKVVEQVLKVWKEQGHRVLLFAQTQQMLDILEKFLVGGGYSYRRMDGGTPVKQRMALIDEFNNSCEVFVFILTTKVGGLGTNLTGADRVIIFDPDWNPSTDMQARERAWRIGQQRDVTVYRLITRGTIEEKVYHRQIYKHFLTNKILKNPQQRRFFKARDMKDLFTLNEDGMDGSTETSNIFGALTDSVNVVGVQKNEKDGQKSCSGSVSFADSADENLCKSETETSGRNVSVEGQGGGADEDTSILKSLFDAHGIHSAVNHDIIINADDGEKIRLEEQASQVARRAAEALRQSRILRSNESFSVPTWTGKAGTAGAPSSVRRKFGSTINSLVTNNSKSSNEVSKNGTIHLNGHAAGTSCGKALSSADLLAKIRGNQERAISAGLERQSTPSTSSTNNVRTVGVSYSRSSSKNLSVVQPEVLIRQICTFIHQRGGTADSASIVEHFKDRIPSNDLPLFKNLLKEIAMLEKSPSGSFWVLKAEYKQ
- the LOC103489861 gene encoding protein CHROMATIN REMODELING 8 isoform X2 yields the protein MKIMILTQLWMQPPWALLKQDELVRKGILTPFHKLKGFERRLQSLGQSSLQNAGGSRGEVKEEEEENDDFASDSVARALRSMSVAAQARPTTKLLDPDALPKLDPPTRPFYRLKTPAKVPLSAEDKLTTKTKSKKTRRPLPDKKYRKQIAMEERDKEAAENMSDGLATSSSEREDSGDLEEDVNELSFVTLEGGLKIPQSIFDQLFDYQKVGVQWLWELHCQRAGGIIGDEMGLGKTVQVLAFLGALHFSNIYKPSIIVCPVTLVRQWKREARKWCPGLLAEILHDSAHDPTYKNMREKSDGSDESEDSGESDYRKNSQAKGTKRWDALINRVLMSESGLLITTYEQLRLLGDKLLDVEWGCAVLDEGHRIRNPNAEVTLVCKQLQTVHRIIMTGSPIQNKLKELWSLFDFVFPGKLGVLPVFEAEFAVPISVGGYANASPLQVSTAYRCAVVLRDLIMPYLLRRMKADVNAHLPKKTEHVLFCSLTSEQRSVYRAFLASSEVESILDGNRNSLSGIDVMRKICNHPDLLEREHAFQNPDYGNPERSGKMKVVEQVLKVWKEQGHRVLLFAQTQQMLDILEKFLVGGGYSYRRMDGGTPVKQRMALIDEFNNSCEVFVFILTTKVGGLGTNLTGADRVIIFDPDWNPSTDMQARERAWRIGQQRDVTVYRLITRGTIEEKVYHRQIYKHFLTNKILKNPQQRRFFKARDMKDLFTLNEDGMDGSTETSNIFGALTDSVNVVGVQKNEKDGQKSCSGSVSFADSADENLCKSETETSGRNVSVEGQGGGADEDTSILKSLFDAHGIHSAVNHDIIINADDGEKIRLEEQASQVARRAAEALRQSRILRSNESFSVPTWTGKAGTAGAPSSVRRKFGSTINSLVTNNSKSSNEVSKNGTIHLNGHAAGTSCGKALSSADLLAKIRGNQERAISAGLERQSTPSTSSTNNVRTVGVSYSRSSSKNLSVVQPEVLIRQICTFIHQRGGTADSASIVEHFKDRIPSNDLPLFKNLLKEIAMLEKSPSGSFWVLKAEYKQ
- the LOC103489861 gene encoding protein CHROMATIN REMODELING 8 isoform X3 → MLYSERDELVRKGILTPFHKLKGFERRLQSLGQSSLQNAGGSRGEVKEEEEENDDFASDSVARALRSMSVAAQARPTTKLLDPDALPKLDPPTRPFYRLKTPAKVPLSAEDKLTTKTKSKKTRRPLPDKKYRKQIAMEERDKEAAENMSDGLATSSSEREDSGDLEEDVNELSFVTLEGGLKIPQSIFDQLFDYQKVGVQWLWELHCQRAGGIIGDEMGLGKTVQVLAFLGALHFSNIYKPSIIVCPVTLVRQWKREARKWCPGLLAEILHDSAHDPTYKNMREKSDGSDESEDSGESDYRKNSQAKGTKRWDALINRVLMSESGLLITTYEQLRLLGDKLLDVEWGCAVLDEGHRIRNPNAEVTLVCKQLQTVHRIIMTGSPIQNKLKELWSLFDFVFPGKLGVLPVFEAEFAVPISVGGYANASPLQVSTAYRCAVVLRDLIMPYLLRRMKADVNAHLPKKTEHVLFCSLTSEQRSVYRAFLASSEVESILDGNRNSLSGIDVMRKICNHPDLLEREHAFQNPDYGNPERSGKMKVVEQVLKVWKEQGHRVLLFAQTQQMLDILEKFLVGGGYSYRRMDGGTPVKQRMALIDEFNNSCEVFVFILTTKVGGLGTNLTGADRVIIFDPDWNPSTDMQARERAWRIGQQRDVTVYRLITRGTIEEKVYHRQIYKHFLTNKILKNPQQRRFFKARDMKDLFTLNEDGMDGSTETSNIFGALTDSVNVVGVQKNEKDGQKSCSGSVSFADSADENLCKSETETSGRNVSVEGQGGGADEDTSILKSLFDAHGIHSAVNHDIIINADDGEKIRLEEQASQVARRAAEALRQSRILRSNESFSVPTWTGKAGTAGAPSSVRRKFGSTINSLVTNNSKSSNEVSKNGTIHLNGHAAGTSCGKALSSADLLAKIRGNQERAISAGLERQSTPSTSSTNNVRTVGVSYSRSSSKNLSVVQPEVLIRQICTFIHQRGGTADSASIVEHFKDRIPSNDLPLFKNLLKEIAMLEKSPSGSFWVLKAEYKQ